The genomic window CGCGCGAGCGGGACAGCCATACAATACAACCACAAGCCAGTACGGGATACGTAGCGTAGAGCCTGGGACCACGTGGTGCCTGTGTACTTTACTTATCCATATCATTTAAATGGTTATTTCGGTTATTTATGCTAGTAGTTATTACCTCGAAAATACACTTACGAAATTGGTAGCTGTGTCAGTATTCTGAAAATTATTTGGGGTAGGTTTGGGACGTCTCTCTCGCGCGGCTCTCAGCCGGCGAGTGACGTGTCCGCTCTAGTAACCGCATGGCAACGGCCGGGCTGACGTGACGTAGCGTGCGGGAGGCTCGCATTGACGCCGCGCGCCGGTAGAGCGTCTCGCAGGACTGATAATGGAGCGTCTAGCCGGTGCAGTGCAATACTACGATAGCCAGTGATACACTATATTCCTAgtgtaaattgtatttaatacaTAGTGAATTACACAATCAATATTTAGGACCTTTTGTTCTTAACTTTGGTCCATCGTAGCCTTACTTCAGCTTCTTacatttactaataatattctCAGTTAAGCTTCTACGTATGTCTTGTTCGTATGAAACTTTTCCATCAATGGTGGTCTCATATTGATTACTTTGGTCTGTGGGCGGATTTCTCAACTTCCAACTTGGGCGCCAAATATGACTTTGTTGTTATTTGGCACCCAATTGGGACCATCACTGTTTAGTTTTGTGTTGTGTTTAGGAATgaaattgaaagtttttttatatagtaaatcTATTTGGGTATTGGAAAAACTTGAATGATATTGAAACACGGCCCTTCTCTTGTTGCAGGATGCAAGATCAAAGCGCTGCGCGCGAAGACCAACACATACATAAAGACCCCGGTGCGTGGAGAGGAGCCCGTGTTCGTGGTTACGGGCCGCAAGGAGGATGTCGCACGCGCCAAGCGCGAGATCCTCTCCGCCGCCGAGCACTTCTCGCAGATCCGCGCATCGCGCAAGTGCGGCGCCGCACCGCCGCCGCCCGCCGGAGCGCCCGGCCACGTGACCGCGCAAGTGCGCGTTCCGTACCGCGTGGTGGGACTGGTTGTGGGCCCCAAGGGCGCCACCATCAAGCGCATCCAGCACACCACGCACACGTACATCGTGACACCGTCGCGCGAGCGCGAGCCCGTGTTCGAGGTGACGGGGCTGCCCGAGAGCGTGGAGGCGGCGCGCAAAGAGATCGAGGCACACATCGCGCTGCGCACTGgggcggcgggcggcgcggccgGCGCGGGCGCGCTGGCGGGCGCGGAGGGCGAGCCGCTGGCGCAGCTGTACCGCGCGGGACTGGCTTCGCTGCTGCGGCCCGAGCAGGAGGCCGCCTTCTCGTCGGCCGGCTCGTGCTCGTCGGGCGGCTCGTCGGCCCGCCTGGGCGACCTGCTGGGGATCTGGTCGTCCACGGAGCGCGACGAGGGGCTGGGAGAGTCGCCGTCGTTCGAGTCGCCGGGTGCGGGCGGCGTGTGGGCGTGGGGCCCGCCGCGCCCGTCGCCCGCCGCGTCGCCGGCGCGCACGTGCGCCGTGTGCGGCGAGCGTGGAGTGGCGGCGGCGCTGGTGCCGTGCGGCCACAACCTGTTCTGCCTGGAGTGCGCGCAGCGGCTGGCGGCGGCGGCACAGCCGTGCCCCGCCTGCGCGGCGCCCGCGCACCAGGCCATCCGCATCCTGTCGTAAGCGCGCGCTCTGCGCCGCTCCCGCCCACCGGGACTGACCTTTTTTACTTAATCGTtacgaaaatattaaaaaaaaagtcgcgTAATCGAAATCCTGGTGCCAAAAGTCGGCGCCTCGCCGGCACGGCCCGTCCGCCGCGCCGCGGTCGTAGCTATCGTAAGTCGGCAGAGTTACTCAcgatatattttcttattatgaaCGTTTTTTATTAGGTCGGCAAGCGCCCGCGCGCTCGCCGCCGCAGAGAGAGTCGAGGTACGTTACGATAGAATTTCGAAAAaaagcataaaatttaaaaaaagttgtataattattattattgatgatAGCGTAAATGAGAAATCGAAAATTTATAAAGCTTACCTAACGTAGTAGCGTAAAGTATTAAGATATCgtaatataattgtaataccGCAGCGAGGGCGGCGCGGAGCTGCGGGCCTAGCCAATGGATTAGCGAATGCAGTGCGGTGTGTGAGACGCGTCGCAGAGTAGGAAATGCCCGCCCGAGCCGCTCCCGCGCGCCTTGctcattatttttactatacGATTATTCGCTTAAATGATATTATACATACGTACACACtatgattatgataatattaatataatgtttgttttaagtgtgttttaatgtttagatttttattgtaatgtttttatgaatgatttttatctgtacgattattattattgattattattttatgtgttgaCGATGTTTTTTTGTGATTATGCGCCCGCGCCGCCGACGCCGCCGCAGAGGCCGCCGGCGCGGGCCGAGGCTGCTCGTTAGTGTTAATATCgagtaataaat from Pararge aegeria chromosome 20, ilParAegt1.1, whole genome shotgun sequence includes these protein-coding regions:
- the LOC120632768 gene encoding RNA-binding protein MEX3B, with protein sequence MPSSLFGELGGGGLVEDQRAFQLALELSMLNFGDALPSSNPLASPLGFAPPPDDRAKKSQNMTECVPVPSSEHVAEIVGRQGCKIKALRAKTNTYIKTPVRGEEPVFVVTGRKEDVARAKREILSAAEHFSQIRASRKCGAAPPPPAGAPGHVTAQVRVPYRVVGLVVGPKGATIKRIQHTTHTYIVTPSREREPVFEVTGLPESVEAARKEIEAHIALRTGAAGGAAGAGALAGAEGEPLAQLYRAGLASLLRPEQEAAFSSAGSCSSGGSSARLGDLLGIWSSTERDEGLGESPSFESPGAGGVWAWGPPRPSPAASPARTCAVCGERGVAAALVPCGHNLFCLECAQRLAAAAQPCPACAAPAHQAIRILS